Part of the Rhizoctonia solani chromosome 2, complete sequence genome is shown below.
TTCCTCCCCCAATACGTAGTTCGAAGCAAGTAATTAGATATACCTGACATATCTTCTTCCGAGAGGCCTGGGCACATGCGCTCGATCTCCTGCTGAGAAGATGGTGTTGAAGTAGATGACGAAGATGCGACCATAGCAGGCAAGCCAGGAGTAGAAAGCTGTGGCTCTGGGCCAGTAAGATTTGCACTAGTGCTGATAGAGCGGTCAGAACGCCGTTTGAAACCAGCAAACGAGGTGAGAGGGAGCATTCCGGCACCATCGGACTTCTTCAAGCTTTTTGACTTTCTTCCTGAGGATGCTCCTGTCGCCTGTGGCCCACAAGTTTTGCTTGGACGTGTGTTTTGAAATTTTTGGTATCGTATGGCTGGCGCATCTTGAACTTATTCCCGCATGTCGAGTGTCGTACATATAGTGGGTTTTCGCGATCGAGCACAGCATAATTATCGAGATCTTTGATCGTTGCTTCAAAACGAGCCCATCGAGGTTGTCGATTTGAAAGTTTCCTTCGCGAACGGCTCCTAAGACAGTCCGGGTATGTGCTGCCGACTTCCCAGGCTTTTGTCGTTTTCTCGGGCGTTTCAAACTCTCTGAGCTGGAGTTGGAGTCTGAACTCGAGTCTGAGTCCAATCCCGAGCGTATCAAAACCTGGTTTCGATGCACGAGCTCTGGATCATCCGTTGCATCCCCATCGGTCTGGTCATCGGATAAGTTTTAAGGCGTTGAATTCGACATTCTCGATTACATCTGAAGAAAATCCATCGAAGAAATTGTCATCGGAGGAGAGATAACCGGAGGCTTGATGAGGAGATGTTGGGGGCTCGGCAATAAATAAACCTTGTCCGATTGACCCAGCTAACGAATTGGCCAATATGCGCGATATCGGCAATGGGGGTTGATAATGGAATCAGATCCCTTTGAAATAAATGTTTAGTAGATACACGGGATCAGCAATAGGCACAAGGAGCTTACATTCGGCACTAATATTCGGTACGCTATTTCCACAAATTTTGATGCCCGATATGCCGAGGCAAGACCTTCGTCCCATAATGGGTCTTCAAAGACCTGCCTTTCAATGGTATTGACCGCACAAACTCCACAGGAAGTCGCATCGTCCACTTGAGTACCGCATGGCTCTGTTCAGACACAAATTTGTCGTAACCCCAAGTCGCTTTCAGCCAGGCGTTGATTATTCCGAATGCGAGCCGAACTTCTCTGGCCACCCATCGAGTCGCCATAACGGATGACCTGCCGGTTGAAGTCAACCTCTAGCGCGATCCAGTGTACGTCAGAGTAGTTATAGACGGTATAGAGCAGTGGGCGCTCCCATTTCGAATCCGATTTTGAAGTGGCGAAAGAAACCGAGAGATCGCTTCGGGAGGAATACTGGGTGGAATGGTTTCGAATCGTCGAATAATGCCCCGGAGGACTTCGGGTGAGTAGAAAATAACTGAATTATGGGGAGGTCGCAATTGAGCCTCGCCTGGTTCGCGTGATTCAAAGCGGAGCTGCGCCGATTCGAGCATCCAATCAATATGTCGAGTGGCCAACCAATTGTTTGAGAGAAAGAACGATAGATCAGCGGCAGAGCATCTGGTTTCGAACGGAATTGCAGTGTCCCCTATATGCGATATAATCCCATGCTTGAGTGAAAACTTGTAAAGCAGCCGGGTGGTTTGAAGTCGATTTAGCTTGGGATAGCCAGTCACACGCGCTACGCCATTGGTCCTGTTTCTGTCTGCCTGATAGCACTAATTCCCACCATGTCAATATCCAGATTGGGTATAATGAGCGTTTCCATCGTTTGTCACATGGAATATCGAGGGACTTCATCGGGCTGTACATTCTGCCACTCTTTCCGCAGAGATAGGAAGAGTGTAGGATCGGGAATCGAATGACCAATGAGATCCGCACCAATTGCTGTGGGCAAATGATCGTGGAAACGAGTCGTAGAAGAGGCGATTTGCTCGGGCGAATTATTATTCAGAGGTGGGAAAGTGAATCGAAGAGCATCGGGGACTGGGAGCATCAAAGGCGGGGAGCAAATTTAAGAAAATATTGGGGATGGAAAGCGCGCTGTTCTGTTCGATTATATCCTGCCCGGGCGCAATGATATTACGCGCAGACAATTTGCCTAAACTTCCCATAGTACTCGCACGAGATGGAAATTCGAGCACGAAGGAGCTCTGACTCTGGCTATGGTCACGTAAATCACTAACACAACGAAAAATTTGTGTGCGAAGCTCAGAAAATAACCCCGAGTGTTGGTAATTATAAGCCAAATgcaaacgcatatacccggGGCATCAAGCTCAAAACGGAATGGGAAAACAATAAATTCAACTTAAACTAGTAAATACAGTAGGTTGATATACTAGAAACATAACCTAGCCCCCGAGCGAGGCTGTAAGTTGAATACCGTTACGATCAAAAGTGACCCTTTGACGGCGTTAGCGCCCGGAAAAAATTTTCCCCGGAGGATGGACCTCCACGTGATGTCCGGAAGCCGAAGAAGCCTCGGGCCGCGGCGACCCCTTCATGTCCGGATTTGCACGATGCCTACCCCCTCCAACCAGGGCTTCATGTCCGGAAAAAACGATGCCTCCCCCCTCCGGCCACTAGGATCCATGTCCGGAAGCCGAAGAAGCTCCCCCGGGATAATCGGGGGTCCTAATACCCTATCATCACGTGATTGTCAATTGATTATAAGCGCTCAACTTCTCCTTCACCAGTTTACCCGCCGGTAAGTCTAGAGTCGTGGTTGATTATGTCGTGTGATATTATTGTTATCTCTCCGGACCAAACATGCCTTGACCCTCTTTGATCTACCACCCCCTGTTATGTAGCCGCCCAGTCATGGCGTTTTCTTACTATAGATCGTTCACTATCATCGCATTATAACCGGCTCCACCCCTATCGTTTGACACACCCTCATGTTGACCACGCCTGGAACAGATGTCGACCTCACCCCCGCATCTCATCTCACGAATCAAGCCCATTCGTATCGCCACACTCAAGCACGTTCAGGTGCGCCCGGCGGTTGGATCGGCACCTCCTCGTAGTGCCCCAAGACAAACCGTTGTGGGAACATTAGCCGCCAAACCTGGTCCTACCAATTTGCGAATCGAAGAATTCAGGAATGCAAAGAGCGATTGGAGTGGTGTCAAGAGCGAGACGAGGGATGCCCTGAAGCGAGTTTTGAAGGAACGGTAGAAAAAACGTGagtttttattttattttgcGAGAAATGGCTTATTTAGAGATTAAGAGATATGATACATGCTATGGTCACTCTGCTGGTGCTTTGCCGCCGTACAATTGTTTTCCACGGTGATTGAACGAAGCAAAGCCAAGACGCGAGTGGACATCGTCTATTTTTCTATCGATCCatgaataaaataaaatggGTAAAACAGATCAGTATACGCACCTGTAGCGCATTTCGCTGGCCCATGAGATCTCCTTGAGCTCAGATGAAGAGAGTGACACGCCGAATAAAAACACGGCGAATGCGAGGATTGATTCGATGGCAATCTACACACAGTCAGAATCGACTCCAATGAGGCCTGAGAAACATACGTCGATTGGAACCCGCGAAGGCCGGTCTAGAGCTTTAAGTAATGATAGGTCTAGCAACCAATAAgataaataaaataaatatCATTATGTTATGACATACGTTCATAGGCCGAGTACGCAGCTAGGAAGACACGGCGTCAGCGACGGATAGGAGACACGAAGCACGGCTGACCATGCAATAATCCTAGTATAGCCAGCAGTAGTATACCCTTTCCCGCCGAGCTCATGGTCGAGTGATGCATGCCGCCTTCACGTGTTTGTCTCCTGTTTATTTGTCTCGATTTCATAATCCAACGCGGCCAGAGGTACGGGGCTCACCCCCAATTGTCTAGGGTTTATAAGTACGACCACCACGACCAGTCCCCCCAGCGACCACCATGGACGGCGATCTCATTCAACTTGTAAACAAACTCCAGGATACGTTTGCGAATCTCGGTACGTCGCTTTCCTTCATGTATGCGATATTTCTGTATTCACGTGAGGACAGGCGGGGAGCTGGATATGCCCCAGATTGCTGTCGTGAGTATGATAGCGAAATGATTGTCGACAATACTGAGGGAATCATAGGTGGGCAGCCAATCTGCTGGGAAATCCTCCGTTCTCGAAACGTACGCCCCAATAGCCAATAATAAAATTTAATTTATCCTAACCGAAATGGTATACTAGTATCGTAGGACGAGACTTTCTCCCCCGAGGCCAAGGCATCGTCACCCGTCGCCCGCTCGTACTCCAACTAATACACACGCCCGAGCCTGCCACCGAATACGCCCAGTTCCTCCACACCGACAAACGATTCACCGATTTGCAGATATCCGACGTGAAATTGAGGCCGAGACCTTCCGAGTCGCAGGACAGAACAAGGGCGTGTCCAAGCTCCCGATTTCGTTACGGATTTACAGCCCTCATGTATTGAACTTGACCTTGGTGGATCTACCGGGATTGACCAAGGTGAGATCACCgtgttttgtttttgttttacATTTTTTAAAAACGCATGTCGTAGATCCCTGTTGGAGATCAACCATCAGACATTGAGCGACAGATTCGAAATCTGATTTTGGACTTTATTACCAAGCCCAATTGGTATGTAACACCCTCATCCATCTCCCTGTGACTCGAACTCAACAATTCGGCAGCGTGATCTTGGCAGTCTCACCCGCCAACGTCGATCTCGCCAACTCGGACTCTCTCAAACTCGCCCGATCCGTCGACCCGCAAGGCAAGCGCACCATCGGTGTCCTGACTAAACTCGATCTCATGGACGCCGGTACCCACGCACTGGATATTCTCACCGGCCGAGTCTACCCGCTCAAGCTCGGATTCATCGGAGTGGTGAACCGGAGTCAGCAGGATATTAATACCGAGCGAAGTATGGAGGACGCTCGGGCGAACGAGGCCAGGTTCTTCAAGGAGCACTTGGTCTATCGGAATATTGCGCATAAGCAGGGGACCGCGTTTCTTGCCAAGACGCTTAATCATGTACGCAAGCTTTATTTATTTTTTGGGATTTGGAGAGACTGATGGAATGGGTAGGTCTTGATTAACCATATTAGGGAAAAATTGCCGGATATGAAGGCCCGTTTGAATACCCTCATGGGCCAAACGCAGCAAGAATTGAACGCGTTTGGAGATG
Proteins encoded:
- a CDS encoding Membrane magnesium transporter, whose translation is MHHSTMSSAGKGILLLAILGLLHAAYSAYEHLSLLKALDRPSRVPIDIAIESILAFAVFLFGVSLSSSELKEISWASEMRYRKIDDVHSRLGFASFNHRGKQLYGGKAPAE